Within Proteobacteria bacterium CG1_02_64_396, the genomic segment GATCGGGTCGATGCCATGCACCACCACCGGCGTCCCCCCGTTGGCCAGCTTCAGGGCGGCGGCCAGAATCAGCGGGTCGCTGCGGCGCCGACCCGCGTAGCAGGGCAGATCGAGCGCCCCGCTTGGGGCGACGACCTCCCCCCAGCCTGCCACATGATCCCGCGCCGCCTCGACGAAACCGGTTAGCTCTGCCGCCGACTCCCCCTTCATGCGCAGGGCAATCAAGAAGGCGCCGAGTTGCAGGGGGTCGGCAGCGGGCTGCATCAGGGTCGCCAACGCCCAGCGGGCCTGTTCGCGGTCGAGGTCGCGAGCCCCTTTGGCGCCGCGGGCGATATGGGCGATCAGTTCGGGGATTTGCACGGTGTAACCTCGGGGGAATGGGGAAAATTCGTTCGAATCGCGGGAAGATGTGATCCGATGCACCGAAGAAAATGAAAACCGCTCTCAATCTACCCCGGCGCGCCTGAACCATCATCAAGCGGCGACTATCGAGGGGCAGGGGGCTCCAATGAACATCATTCAAACGGGCTTGGCAACGGCAGGACTGGTATTGGCCTTCACCGGCGGCAGCGCTGCTGCCGACGAGCGCTGGACCGACGAGTGGTGGGTCTGCTCCAAGCCGGTAACGTCGGTGGGAATGCAGTTCGATTGCCATCAGAAGGGGAACGAGGCGACTCAGGTCGAGGCCAATATGGCGGCGATGGCGGCCAAGGGGCTTCGAACCTATTCGACCACCACCGAGGGGGATCGTCTGGTGGTGCTGTTTGGGCGGATGCTGGCCTCCTCCCGCTAAATCCAGTTTTCAACACCCATAAAAAAAGGCGGGCCAAGCGGCCCGCCTTTTTTTATGGAAGCGCTGATTTAATAGCGCTTCCGAGCGATCCAGGGATGGGTCGCCAAATTCAGGAACGTTCGTCGGAGGCGACCTAAGTCGCCGACGCTCTGCTGATTTTGCATGCGAAGCCAAAACGACGCCGCCTCATGGCGCCTACTTTTGGTTTTTGCGAGGTGTACTGATTCAAGGCGGGATGCCTTTTATCAGCGTTTCCTTATGAATCTGCGACCGTTTTGAATCAGCCGTGCGCCGCCTTCAAAGCCGCCTGGTAATCGGGTTCCTCGACGATCTCGGGGACCAGTTGGGTGTAGACGACGGTGTCGTTTTCATCCAGCACCACCACCGAGCGGGCGCACAGACCGGCCAGGGGGCCGTCGGTCAGCAGCACGCCGTAATCCTCGGCGAACCGCTTGTCGCGCATCATCGAAAGCGCCTTGACGTTCTCGATCCCCTCGGTGGAGCAGAAACGGCCCTGGGCGAAGGGGAGGTCGGCGGAAACGACCAACACCACCGTGTTCTCAAGACCGGCCCCCTGCTCGTTGAATTTGCGGGTCGAGGTGGCGCAGACGGCGGTGTCGAGGCTGGGGACGATGTTCAAAATCTTCTTCTTGCCGACAAACGTCGCCAACGAAGCGGTGCTCAGGTCGCCGGCAACCAGGGCGAAATCGGGGGCTTTGCTGCCCACGGCGGGAAGATCGCCATTGGTGTGAATGGTGTTGCCTTTCAGGGTCACGGTGGACATGGGGCTACTCCTGTGAACAAGGTGGGAAAAAGGTCAGCCCAAGGGGGGCAAGGGAATGCGGACGTCGTGGGGACCGTATGATGGTAATAACCGAGTAAAATTCTACGGTATTCTTTTTGGGGTTATTTATTTGTACGGATTTTGGGGATGGGCGGGGTGCTAACCCGGATTTTTCATAAAACTCCGGGTTAGCACCCCGCCAAAACGGCGGCGCCCCAGAGCCCCATCCGGTCGGGCTCAGCAACGACGTGCAGGTCGAGCCGCTCGCGCTGCGGCGGTAGGGCGTGGGTATGCCAGGCGGCCTCAAGTGCCGGGCGCATCAGGGCAAAGCCGTCGGATCCCCCCCCGCCAACCGCCATGGTGGCGATATCGAGGGTTTTGGCCACCAGCGACATCGCCAGCCCCAGCGCCGCCCCACCCCGTTCGAAGGCGAGCTGGGCGTGGGGCTCGCCCCTTAAAGCCGCTTTGTACAGGGTCAGACCATCGGAGCAGGGTTTGCCGCTCGCCTCGGTGTAGGTGCGCAGCATGCCGCTGACCGAAGCGACCGTCTCTAGGCAACCGTGGCCGCCACAGCCGCACAGCCGGGCCAGATCGTCATCTTCGACGGTCAGGTGCCCCAGCTCCCCCGCCATCCCCCGCATCCCGCTCCAGAGTTTACCCCCCAGAATCAAGCCTCCCCCCACCCCCGTGCCCAACGTCCAGACCACCAGATCGTCTTGGTGGGAGGGTGTGCCGAAGCGGTGAATCCCCAGGGCGGCGCAGTTGGCATCGTTTTCGACCGCCACCGGTAGCCCCAGGGCGCGGCTCAGATCGTCGGCCAGCGGCAGGTTGTTCAAACCGGGAAGGTTGGGGGAGGCGGTGAGCAACCCCCGGTCGAAAAAGCCGGGGAAGCCGATGCCGACGCGGGTCGCGCCGGTCTCGTGAATGCGACTGCGCAAATGGGTGGTCAGCACCCCCAGGTCGGCCTTGCCGTTGTCGCCGAGCCAGGGGAGCGCCACCTTGACCGGGGAGCCCATACGGGGTGTGCCCCGGTCGGGGCAGGGGCCGACCAGGGCGCTACGCACGAAGGTGCCGCCCACATCGACGGCGAGGATCGGATCAATCCAGGGGGAGGGGTGCGATTTCATGGTAGAGCTCCAGATAGTGCCTTCCCGATTCGTCCCACGAGGCGTCGCGGGCCATGCCGCGCGCCGCGACCGACTGCATCGCTTCGGGCGATTCAAAGAGTCCCAGCGCCCGGTGGATCCCCCAGGAGACCCCGCCGACGCTGGCATCCTTGAAGACCACCC encodes:
- a CDS encoding lipid hydroperoxide peroxidase, giving the protein MSTVTLKGNTIHTNGDLPAVGSKAPDFALVAGDLSTASLATFVGKKKILNIVPSLDTAVCATSTRKFNEQGAGLENTVVLVVSADLPFAQGRFCSTEGIENVKALSMMRDKRFAEDYGVLLTDGPLAGLCARSVVVLDENDTVVYTQLVPEIVEEPDYQAALKAAHG